A section of the Paenibacillus aurantius genome encodes:
- a CDS encoding sugar phosphate isomerase/epimerase family protein, whose protein sequence is MEIGVVSRSFPKLTNEEAAQKMASNGFVWTELCFSQTDSNYWKYNGRSDLSAMTNERCRDIVETYRRHGVEVASLGVFTNLLEPDKEELQANLAYFERHMELAASCGVPVVATECGFVPGKRGIQAETYESVFAAFVDTFRWLAERAGHYGVKVALEPCVLDVVPSAKRTRDFLEQVGSEHVQVLLDPANLIANSSEEDMFSYLAPHIAYFHGKDRKVNDAYGRIVGDGDIRWPAFLELYHRHTEGLPFILEYVNPDNFVQVKDRVLNFDRMR, encoded by the coding sequence ATGGAAATAGGAGTCGTATCCCGAAGCTTTCCTAAGCTCACCAACGAGGAAGCGGCGCAGAAGATGGCGTCGAATGGGTTCGTCTGGACGGAGCTGTGCTTCTCCCAAACGGATTCGAATTATTGGAAATATAACGGACGCTCGGATCTGTCGGCCATGACGAACGAACGCTGCCGGGACATCGTGGAAACGTACCGCCGGCACGGCGTGGAAGTGGCCTCCCTCGGCGTCTTCACCAATCTGCTGGAGCCGGATAAGGAAGAGCTGCAAGCCAACCTCGCATACTTCGAGCGCCATATGGAGCTGGCGGCGTCCTGCGGAGTTCCGGTGGTAGCCACCGAATGCGGCTTCGTCCCGGGGAAGAGAGGCATTCAAGCCGAAACGTATGAATCGGTCTTTGCCGCCTTCGTGGACACCTTCCGATGGCTCGCCGAACGGGCGGGTCATTATGGCGTTAAGGTCGCCCTTGAGCCATGTGTCCTCGACGTTGTACCGAGCGCCAAGCGGACAAGGGATTTCCTGGAACAGGTCGGCTCGGAGCACGTTCAAGTGCTGCTCGATCCGGCTAACCTCATTGCGAACAGCTCGGAGGAGGACATGTTCTCCTATCTGGCCCCCCACATCGCTTACTTTCACGGAAAGGACCGCAAGGTAAACGATGCTTACGGTCGGATCGTCGGAGACGGAGATATCCGCTGGCCGGCCTTTCTGGAGCTGTATCACCGGCATACGGAAGGGCTCCCGTTTATTTTGGAGTATGTCAACCCAGATAACTTCGTTCAGGTGAAAGACCGGGTGCTCAACTTCGACCGGATGAGGTGA
- a CDS encoding AraC family transcriptional regulator → MVRQLKRSQFMNELPLPFYINRCFHDEHNLPAEHSHDFIELVYLVSGSGEHLFEEESYPIHAGDVFIINPGEVHAYRTEPGERLEIINCLFTPELIHESLLKELGISQSMDYFYVHPFLDKRERFHHRLNLNGNSSAQVLSLLEGMIAEWEARRSGFQTILKLQMLQLLVLLSRCYTMRLVKESRKTKEGEHTLLVRRITGFLERHFDKKLPIPELCELFGISSRQLNRIFKQETGETVTDRIHSIRIDRAKQYLEEGDEKVISVAHRVGYEDPAFFTQLFRRKVGCSPGRYRSMNE, encoded by the coding sequence ATGGTCAGGCAGTTAAAACGGTCCCAATTCATGAACGAGCTTCCGCTGCCCTTCTATATCAACCGCTGCTTCCACGACGAGCACAACCTTCCGGCCGAGCACAGCCATGATTTTATCGAGCTGGTGTATCTCGTCAGCGGGAGCGGTGAGCATCTGTTCGAGGAGGAGAGCTACCCGATCCACGCGGGGGACGTTTTCATTATCAATCCGGGGGAAGTGCATGCCTATCGTACCGAACCCGGGGAGAGGCTGGAGATCATCAATTGTCTCTTTACCCCGGAGCTGATTCACGAGTCCCTGCTGAAGGAGCTCGGCATCTCCCAATCGATGGATTACTTCTACGTGCATCCGTTTCTTGACAAAAGAGAGCGGTTTCACCACCGGCTTAACCTGAACGGTAACAGCTCCGCTCAAGTGCTTTCGCTGCTTGAGGGGATGATTGCCGAATGGGAGGCGCGCCGCTCGGGATTCCAGACCATCCTGAAGCTTCAAATGCTGCAGCTGCTCGTTCTGTTGTCCCGCTGCTATACGATGCGGCTGGTGAAGGAAAGCAGGAAAACGAAGGAAGGGGAGCATACGCTGCTTGTCCGCCGGATCACCGGGTTTCTTGAAAGGCATTTCGACAAGAAGCTTCCGATCCCCGAGCTGTGCGAGCTGTTCGGCATCAGCTCCCGGCAGCTCAATCGGATCTTCAAGCAGGAAACGGGGGAAACGGTAACCGACCGCATTCACAGCATCCGCATCGACCGGGCCAAGCAATATTTGGAGGAGGGGGATGAAAAGGTCATCAGCGTGGCCCATCGAGTCGGCTACGAGGACCCCGCCTTCTTTACCCAGCTGTTCCGGCGCAAGGTCGGCTGCTCTCCCGGCCGTTACCGCAGCATGAATGAATAA
- a CDS encoding DeoR/GlpR family DNA-binding transcription regulator translates to MLAAERYQHILRLVNEWGSVRVADLSQLCRVTDETIRRDLDRLESEGHLLRSYGGAVRAQAQSTETSHELREAVHAGEKQSIAAAAARLLEPNDRIVLDASTTAIQLAVQLPDIPLTVLTNSLRISLLLSERKNITVIGTGGTLVPKSLSYVGPLAEQFLEEYHVNKAFLSCKGVHLERGISESNELQARVKRKMVAMADQVFVLADGSKFDVQAFTMISGWDGIHSVITDSQAPAGHVQSLQRRAIEVILAG, encoded by the coding sequence ATGCTTGCCGCGGAGAGGTATCAGCATATTCTGAGGCTGGTTAACGAATGGGGAAGCGTAAGGGTGGCCGATCTCAGCCAGCTGTGCCGGGTGACGGACGAAACCATCCGGCGGGATCTGGACCGTCTCGAAAGCGAGGGCCATCTTCTCCGCAGCTATGGAGGAGCGGTCCGGGCTCAGGCCCAGTCGACGGAAACCTCCCACGAGCTGCGCGAGGCCGTGCATGCCGGGGAGAAGCAGAGCATTGCCGCGGCTGCGGCCCGGCTGCTGGAGCCGAACGACCGGATCGTCCTCGATGCGAGCACTACAGCCATCCAGCTGGCCGTGCAGCTGCCGGACATCCCGCTCACCGTGCTTACCAATTCCCTCCGGATCAGCCTCCTGCTCAGCGAAAGAAAGAACATAACCGTGATTGGAACGGGGGGGACCCTCGTCCCCAAATCACTATCCTATGTCGGCCCGCTGGCCGAGCAGTTTCTCGAGGAATATCACGTCAACAAAGCCTTTCTCTCCTGCAAAGGCGTCCATCTGGAGCGCGGAATAAGCGAATCCAATGAGCTTCAGGCCCGCGTCAAACGCAAAATGGTGGCAATGGCGGATCAAGTATTCGTCCTTGCGGACGGAAGCAAATTCGATGTGCAGGCCTTTACCATGATCAGCGGCTGGGACGGAATTCACTCGGTCATTACAGACTCTCAGGCGCCTGCCGGCCATGTTCAGAGCCTTCAGCGGAGAGCGATCGAGGTCATCCTGGCCGGATAA
- a CDS encoding M15 family metallopeptidase has protein sequence MKTNYSYARQSAPALARKAKKRSIFLLALMAAAGILLLRPLPLADKLLPDWGIESKKNVPPVDKLHPVVAAKQAELEAAARKAGIPILITDGLRTVEEQNALYRKGREDGGSVVTQVQGGDSYHNYGLAVDFALKTKDGKVLWDLKYDGNRNGKADWMEVVALAKGLGFSWGGDWSGFPDYPHLQMDFGYSIRELKRGARPPETASP, from the coding sequence ATGAAAACGAACTATTCCTACGCGAGGCAGAGCGCTCCGGCCCTTGCCCGCAAAGCCAAGAAACGATCTATCTTCCTGCTGGCCCTCATGGCGGCCGCCGGTATTCTGCTCCTTCGCCCGCTTCCTCTTGCCGATAAGCTTCTACCCGATTGGGGCATAGAGAGCAAGAAGAACGTCCCTCCGGTGGACAAGCTTCACCCGGTCGTTGCGGCCAAGCAGGCGGAGCTCGAAGCTGCCGCGCGCAAGGCGGGCATCCCGATTCTGATCACCGACGGCCTGCGCACCGTAGAGGAGCAGAACGCCCTTTACCGCAAGGGAAGGGAGGACGGCGGCTCCGTTGTCACCCAGGTCCAGGGTGGAGATTCCTATCATAACTACGGCCTGGCCGTTGATTTTGCCCTGAAGACCAAGGACGGCAAAGTCCTCTGGGATTTGAAATACGACGGCAACCGGAACGGCAAGGCGGACTGGATGGAAGTCGTGGCCCTGGCCAAAGGCCTGGGGTTCTCCTGGGGAGGAGACTGGTCCGGATTTCCGGATTATCCCCACCTGCAGATGGACTTCGGCTATTCGATCCGGGAGCTGAAACGGGGAGCGCGCCCCCCGGAGACGGCCTCTCCGTAA
- a CDS encoding sensory rhodopsin transducer, whose translation MLNGRKGYDLAGLELYDGDKESKGKGGKRMIGKTIWLIPDGYLPARSTGEQISHEAVCVLNLGEEDAAIRLTFYFEDREPMDRFRSFCGARRTHHIRLDRLTDDEGNPVPVGVPYAIQVESSVPVVVQHSRLDTSQEALALFTTMAYSPE comes from the coding sequence TTGTTAAATGGCCGAAAAGGCTATGATCTGGCGGGCTTGGAGCTGTATGATGGAGACAAGGAAAGCAAAGGAAAGGGAGGGAAGCGAATGATCGGCAAGACCATCTGGCTTATTCCCGACGGCTACCTGCCCGCCCGCAGCACCGGGGAGCAGATCAGCCACGAAGCGGTTTGCGTTCTCAATCTGGGTGAGGAGGACGCCGCGATCCGCTTGACGTTTTACTTTGAGGACCGGGAGCCCATGGACCGCTTCCGCTCGTTCTGCGGGGCCAGGCGGACGCATCACATCCGGCTCGACCGGCTGACGGATGATGAGGGGAACCCCGTTCCGGTGGGCGTGCCCTACGCCATTCAGGTGGAGAGCAGCGTGCCCGTTGTCGTGCAGCACAGCCGCCTGGACACGAGCCAGGAGGCATTGGCGCTTTTTACCACTATGGCCTATTCGCCGGAGTAG
- a CDS encoding ABC transporter substrate-binding protein produces MKSWRRSRNLLLVSALSLAVALTGCESAAISTSPSPSASAKPPEATKAPEGGGQAGAQTIPTDFKQSPFLDGKNLAAVKERLPSDFKITNEIPSSQMKYEIGTYGGVMRTVTSAPNWDADVFVMNNEPLLNTPGILGEEITGNVLKGYKMSDDQKTISFEMRKGLKWSDGKPVTTEDVRFTVEDVLNNPELTPIFPVWLRSGGVAEGAPLKLEVTDEYNFKISFDRPYGGILIRLAIQGWRGYTELVKPAHYLKQFHKKYTPLEKLEPAIKEAGFQPGEWVNLFNDKDITNWELANQKAVGFPVLYPWVMTKYTENMASYERNPYYFKVDTAGNQLPYIDRIQSTLVQDIEMVGLKTIAGEVDFSRESAALVKMPLYKENEKSGYKALLANMHVTPTDIYLNQTFDDPAWQKVVQDVRFRQALNLALNRKEIIDTIYYGFAKPGTIEDPAFDLTKANQLLDDMGLKKGPDGKRLGPDGKVFTIPFEVGAQAPDIVPMTQLVVEMWKQLGLNVTMKTIDQTLYTTRREANQLQASMIWTHTPLWYMGDWGTANWGTLWDKWRTTGGKEGKEPPADVKKLYTLIDNAAAANPTDAKKIIEQVKQEMKDKVYYFIPISEVKQPLIVNAKLRNIPSDSSFAIAANFSGEQFFFGK; encoded by the coding sequence ATGAAGTCATGGAGAAGATCAAGGAACCTGCTCCTGGTTTCCGCTCTCAGCTTGGCTGTTGCTCTAACCGGTTGTGAAAGCGCCGCCATTTCAACGTCCCCGTCCCCCTCGGCCTCCGCCAAGCCTCCGGAAGCCACGAAAGCGCCGGAAGGAGGAGGGCAGGCGGGAGCCCAAACGATCCCGACGGATTTCAAGCAATCTCCTTTCCTGGACGGAAAGAATCTGGCCGCGGTGAAGGAACGGCTGCCCTCCGATTTCAAAATCACCAATGAAATCCCCTCCTCCCAGATGAAGTATGAGATCGGCACGTACGGCGGAGTCATGAGAACGGTTACTTCGGCGCCAAACTGGGATGCGGACGTATTCGTCATGAACAACGAGCCTCTGCTGAACACGCCCGGGATTCTCGGTGAGGAGATTACCGGCAATGTGCTGAAGGGCTACAAGATGAGCGACGACCAGAAGACCATTTCCTTTGAGATGCGCAAGGGCTTGAAATGGTCGGACGGCAAGCCGGTGACCACCGAGGATGTGCGGTTTACGGTGGAGGATGTGTTGAACAACCCGGAGCTTACGCCGATCTTCCCCGTATGGCTGCGGTCGGGCGGGGTCGCCGAAGGAGCCCCGCTCAAGCTGGAGGTAACGGATGAGTACAATTTCAAGATTTCGTTCGACCGGCCGTACGGCGGCATTCTGATCCGGCTGGCCATTCAAGGCTGGCGGGGGTACACCGAGCTCGTGAAGCCGGCCCATTACCTCAAGCAGTTCCACAAGAAATACACCCCTCTCGAGAAGCTGGAGCCCGCTATCAAGGAAGCCGGATTTCAGCCGGGGGAATGGGTTAACCTCTTCAACGACAAGGACATCACGAACTGGGAGCTCGCCAACCAGAAAGCCGTCGGGTTCCCCGTCCTCTATCCGTGGGTGATGACCAAATACACCGAGAACATGGCAAGCTACGAACGGAATCCTTATTACTTCAAGGTCGATACGGCCGGCAACCAGCTGCCTTACATTGACCGGATCCAAAGCACGCTCGTTCAGGATATCGAGATGGTCGGCTTGAAGACCATTGCCGGCGAGGTGGATTTCTCCCGGGAGTCGGCGGCTCTTGTGAAGATGCCCCTCTACAAAGAGAACGAGAAAAGCGGCTACAAGGCCCTTCTCGCCAACATGCACGTGACGCCGACGGACATTTACTTGAACCAGACGTTCGACGATCCGGCCTGGCAGAAGGTGGTGCAGGATGTCCGCTTCCGGCAGGCGTTGAATCTGGCTCTAAACCGCAAGGAGATTATCGATACAATCTATTACGGCTTCGCCAAGCCGGGGACCATCGAAGATCCGGCCTTTGACCTGACCAAGGCCAACCAGCTGCTGGACGACATGGGCTTGAAGAAAGGACCGGACGGCAAGCGGCTGGGTCCGGACGGCAAAGTCTTCACCATTCCGTTCGAGGTGGGGGCCCAGGCGCCGGACATTGTTCCGATGACCCAACTGGTGGTGGAAATGTGGAAGCAGCTCGGGCTGAACGTGACGATGAAAACGATCGACCAGACGCTCTATACGACACGCCGCGAAGCCAATCAGCTGCAGGCCTCGATGATCTGGACCCATACTCCGCTATGGTACATGGGCGATTGGGGCACGGCGAACTGGGGAACCCTGTGGGACAAATGGCGGACGACCGGAGGCAAGGAGGGGAAAGAACCGCCTGCGGATGTCAAAAAGCTGTATACGTTGATCGACAATGCGGCGGCGGCGAATCCGACGGATGCGAAGAAGATCATCGAGCAGGTTAAGCAGGAGATGAAAGACAAGGTGTACTATTTCATCCCGATTTCGGAGGTGAAGCAGCCGTTGATCGTGAACGCCAAGCTCCGCAACATTCCGAGCGACTCCAGCTTCGCGATCGCGGCCAACTTCAGCGGGGAGCAATTTTTCTTCGGCAAATGA
- a CDS encoding ABC transporter permease: MSAMTTIANRLKRTGAGRRRKEARDPSLEVASQWQLMWWKFKKHRLAVFSSIVLLLLYLVALFCEFLSPYGTETRFTAYKNSPPSQIHFVDPEKGFSLQPFVYGMSEKVDPQTFRRTFSEDPEKKYSISLFVKGEPYKMWGLIPMDRHLFGLKDADSPLLLMGTDKLGHDLFSRILYGARISLSFGLLGIVLTLILGLLLGGISGYLGGVTDTIIQRTIDLLICIPTIPLWMALSAALPKGWTALQIYFGLIIIFSIIGWTGLARVVRGKMLSLREEDFTLAARLAGASDFRIIRKHLIPSFASYIIVNVTLSIPGTILGETALSFLGIGLQPPVVSWGVLLQDSQNLQTLAHYPWLLWPAAFIILTVLMFNFLGDGLRDAADPYK; encoded by the coding sequence ATGAGCGCCATGACCACGATTGCGAACCGGCTTAAACGAACGGGAGCGGGACGCCGGCGGAAGGAAGCCCGGGATCCGAGCCTCGAGGTCGCTTCCCAATGGCAGCTCATGTGGTGGAAGTTCAAGAAGCACCGGCTGGCGGTCTTCTCCTCCATCGTCCTTCTGCTGCTGTATCTGGTGGCGCTCTTCTGTGAATTTCTTAGTCCGTACGGAACGGAAACCCGGTTCACGGCTTACAAAAATTCGCCGCCCTCCCAAATCCACTTCGTCGATCCCGAGAAAGGCTTCTCCTTGCAGCCCTTCGTCTACGGAATGAGCGAGAAGGTGGATCCGCAGACCTTCCGGCGGACATTCTCGGAGGATCCGGAGAAGAAGTACTCCATTTCCCTCTTTGTGAAGGGGGAGCCTTACAAAATGTGGGGCCTTATCCCGATGGACCGCCACTTGTTCGGTCTGAAGGATGCCGACAGCCCGCTGCTTCTCATGGGGACAGATAAACTGGGCCACGACCTGTTCTCCCGCATTCTGTACGGAGCCCGCATCTCGCTTTCGTTCGGTCTGCTAGGCATTGTGCTGACCTTGATTCTCGGCCTTCTGCTCGGAGGAATATCCGGTTACCTGGGCGGGGTGACCGACACCATCATCCAGCGCACGATCGACCTCCTCATCTGCATCCCGACCATCCCGCTGTGGATGGCTTTATCGGCCGCCCTGCCGAAGGGCTGGACAGCGCTTCAGATCTACTTCGGGCTGATCATCATCTTCTCGATTATCGGCTGGACGGGGCTCGCCCGTGTGGTCCGGGGCAAAATGCTTTCCCTTCGGGAGGAAGACTTCACGCTGGCGGCCCGGCTCGCGGGAGCGAGCGACTTCCGGATCATCCGGAAGCACCTGATCCCGTCCTTCGCCAGCTACATCATCGTGAACGTCACCTTGTCGATCCCGGGAACCATTCTCGGCGAAACGGCGCTCAGCTTTCTCGGCATCGGCCTGCAGCCTCCGGTTGTCAGCTGGGGGGTTCTGCTGCAGGATTCCCAGAACCTGCAGACGCTTGCCCATTACCCATGGCTGCTCTGGCCGGCCGCCTTCATCATCCTGACCGTTCTGATGTTCAACTTTTTGGGAGATGGACTGCGCGACGCCGCGGATCCCTACAAATAG
- a CDS encoding ABC transporter permease, giving the protein MLNYISYRVLQLIPLLIAISMIVFVIIQLPPGDFLTTYIAQLKLAGNAVSESTILNLQAEYGLDKSMYMQYFIWLKNIILHGDLGRSFQWNQPVADVIGPRLALTVVISLISLVFVWAVAIPIGIYSATHQYSVFDYIFTFIGFIGLAVPGFLIALILVYFIFVQTGVSITGLFSPEFVDAPWNAAKIMNMLPRLILPVIVIGMSGTASLIRVTRGMLLDELSKQYVITARAKGVAERKLLFKYPVRMAINPLISTIGWTLPALISGEAIVSIVLNLQTTGPMLLKALMFQDMYLTGSFLLILSVMTVIGTLLSDILLAAVDPRIRFGGVSE; this is encoded by the coding sequence ATGTTGAATTACATATCCTACCGGGTCCTGCAGCTGATCCCGCTGCTCATTGCCATCAGCATGATCGTCTTCGTCATCATCCAGCTGCCGCCCGGCGATTTCCTAACCACCTATATCGCGCAGCTGAAGCTGGCCGGCAATGCCGTTTCGGAAAGCACCATCCTCAATCTGCAGGCAGAATACGGGCTCGACAAATCGATGTACATGCAATATTTCATATGGCTCAAAAATATTATTCTGCATGGCGATTTGGGCCGTTCCTTCCAATGGAACCAGCCGGTAGCCGACGTCATCGGCCCGCGCCTTGCGCTGACCGTGGTGATCTCGCTCATCTCCCTGGTCTTCGTCTGGGCGGTAGCCATTCCCATCGGCATCTACTCGGCGACTCATCAATATTCCGTGTTCGATTACATCTTCACCTTTATCGGCTTTATCGGCCTCGCCGTTCCCGGCTTTCTGATCGCCCTCATCCTCGTTTATTTCATCTTCGTCCAGACAGGGGTCTCGATTACCGGGCTGTTCTCTCCTGAATTCGTGGATGCCCCTTGGAATGCGGCCAAAATCATGAACATGCTGCCGAGGCTGATTCTTCCGGTTATCGTGATCGGGATGTCCGGAACGGCTTCGCTCATCCGGGTAACGAGGGGGATGCTGCTCGATGAGCTGTCTAAGCAGTATGTGATCACGGCCCGGGCCAAAGGGGTGGCCGAGAGGAAGCTCCTGTTCAAATATCCCGTCCGGATGGCGATTAATCCGCTGATCAGCACCATCGGCTGGACGCTGCCGGCCCTTATTTCCGGCGAGGCGATCGTCTCGATCGTCCTCAATCTCCAGACCACCGGACCCATGCTGCTGAAGGCGCTGATGTTCCAGGATATGTATCTGACGGGAAGCTTTCTTCTGATCCTGAGTGTTATGACGGTCATAGGAACCCTGCTCTCCGATATTCTGCTCGCGGCCGTCGATCCGAGAATCCGCTTCGGGGGGGTTAGCGAATGA
- a CDS encoding ABC transporter ATP-binding protein, whose product MKTDAGYAKQAVLEVKAVKKYFPIRKGFLQRTAGYVKAVDDVQFAIRPGETFGLVGESGCGKTTLGRCILRAVEPSSGEVLFRDRKGMMRNVLELDRRELRAIRRDMQLIFQDPYSSLNPRMTVFNIIAEPLVCNGLMGGSELKQRVSSLMEMVGLNSRHLERYPHAFSGGQRQRIGIARALATDPSFIVCDEAVSALDVSVQAQILNLLEDLQADLNLSYLFISHDLGVIQHISDRVGVMYVGKMVETAETESLFASPRHPYTEALLSAKPIPDPRHKSDRIILSGEVANPANPPTGCYFHPRCPYAKELCRQEAPEMKAVGDGHYAACHFAGELELRGAAGL is encoded by the coding sequence ATGAAAACGGATGCGGGTTACGCCAAGCAGGCGGTGCTGGAGGTTAAGGCGGTGAAGAAGTATTTTCCGATCCGCAAGGGCTTTCTGCAGAGAACCGCCGGCTATGTGAAGGCAGTAGACGATGTGCAGTTTGCCATTCGTCCCGGCGAAACCTTCGGACTCGTCGGCGAATCGGGCTGCGGCAAGACGACGCTCGGGCGCTGCATTTTGCGTGCCGTGGAGCCATCCTCCGGCGAGGTGCTGTTCCGCGACAGGAAGGGGATGATGCGCAATGTTCTGGAGCTGGACCGGCGCGAGCTGAGGGCGATCCGACGCGACATGCAGCTGATTTTTCAGGATCCATACTCCTCGTTGAATCCACGAATGACCGTGTTCAACATCATTGCCGAGCCCCTTGTGTGCAACGGCCTGATGGGCGGCTCGGAGCTGAAGCAGCGGGTCTCTTCTCTGATGGAAATGGTGGGTCTGAACAGCCGCCACCTGGAGCGATATCCCCACGCCTTCAGCGGAGGCCAGAGACAGCGGATCGGGATCGCCCGCGCCCTGGCGACGGACCCTTCCTTCATCGTCTGCGACGAGGCGGTTTCGGCCCTCGACGTGTCGGTTCAGGCGCAGATTCTCAATCTGCTGGAGGATCTGCAGGCCGATCTTAACCTCAGCTACTTGTTCATTTCCCACGACCTCGGCGTGATTCAGCATATTTCCGACCGGGTGGGGGTCATGTATGTGGGCAAGATGGTGGAGACGGCGGAGACCGAGTCCCTGTTCGCCTCCCCGCGTCATCCGTACACCGAAGCCCTTCTGTCGGCGAAGCCCATCCCGGATCCGCGCCATAAATCGGACCGGATTATCCTCTCGGGCGAGGTGGCGAACCCGGCCAACCCTCCCACCGGCTGTTACTTTCACCCCCGTTGCCCGTATGCCAAAGAGCTATGCCGCCAGGAGGCTCCCGAGATGAAAGCGGTCGGGGACGGGCACTACGCGGCTTGTCATTTTGCCGGAGAGCTGGAGCTGAGGGGGGCGGCCGGGCTATGA
- a CDS encoding ABC transporter ATP-binding protein, translated as MKGNTAEADAVILEMKDVKVHFHLDEGVLKAVDGIDLRIKRGKTLGIVGESGCGKSVTSQALLRIVPSPGRVEGEIKLKRMRPEGGLEEVDLIRLDPRGKEIRDIRGGEIAMIFQEPMKAFSPIHTIGNQIMEAILLHETDDKEEAYRIGVEILRKVGMSNPEQRMGEYPHQLSGGMRQRAMIAMALSCHPSVLIADEPTTALDVTVQAQVLQLINDLKESRDTSVIFITHDLGVIAEMSDDVAVMYLGKVVEYTDVDTLFHAPKHPYTKALLNSIPTIGRGNRRLESIEGTVPFPMNLPKGCGFYTRCKHAVDGMCNREDIPLTEIEEGHFVRCVLVGGQDARKEAVR; from the coding sequence ATGAAAGGAAACACGGCAGAAGCCGATGCCGTCATTCTGGAAATGAAGGACGTCAAGGTTCATTTTCATCTGGACGAAGGAGTCCTGAAGGCGGTGGATGGCATTGACCTGCGCATCAAGCGCGGCAAAACGCTCGGCATCGTCGGGGAAAGCGGCTGCGGCAAAAGCGTTACCTCCCAAGCGCTTCTCCGGATCGTGCCTTCCCCCGGCCGGGTGGAAGGGGAGATTAAGCTGAAGCGCATGCGGCCGGAGGGCGGTCTCGAGGAGGTGGACCTGATCCGGCTGGACCCCCGGGGCAAAGAAATCCGGGACATCCGGGGCGGGGAGATCGCGATGATTTTTCAGGAGCCGATGAAGGCCTTCTCCCCGATCCATACGATCGGAAATCAGATTATGGAGGCGATCCTCCTTCATGAAACGGATGACAAAGAGGAGGCTTACCGGATCGGAGTCGAGATCCTCCGCAAGGTCGGCATGTCTAACCCCGAGCAGAGGATGGGGGAGTATCCCCACCAGCTCTCCGGCGGGATGAGGCAGCGGGCGATGATCGCCATGGCGCTGTCCTGCCATCCCTCCGTTCTCATTGCCGATGAGCCGACGACTGCCCTCGACGTGACGGTACAGGCGCAGGTGCTTCAGCTGATCAATGACCTGAAGGAGAGCCGGGACACCTCGGTCATCTTCATTACGCACGATCTGGGCGTCATTGCCGAGATGTCGGACGATGTGGCGGTCATGTACCTGGGCAAGGTCGTCGAATATACGGACGTCGACACCCTGTTCCACGCGCCCAAACATCCGTATACGAAAGCCCTGCTGAATTCCATTCCGACCATCGGCCGGGGGAACCGCCGGCTCGAATCGATCGAAGGCACGGTACCGTTCCCGATGAACCTGCCGAAGGGGTGCGGCTTCTACACCCGCTGCAAGCACGCGGTCGACGGGATGTGCAACCGGGAGGACATTCCGCTTACGGAGATCGAGGAAGGCCATTTCGTCCGCTGTGTACTTGTCGGCGGACAGGACGCAAGAAAGGAGGCCGTACGATGA
- a CDS encoding AraC family transcriptional regulator: MIVLLTGDYIEHDEKVALQKLSCQPHETFPEHTHTFIELVYIWRGTGTQLINGQGFPVQRGDLIWINPGDYHSFTSPGEMQYINLLFEPDFLSEQERTTVSDLPASYELSPALFREFGGKVPGTACHVSFRGKPMLELEGLLDAMMEEFTAKKEGYRSMLRGYTTLLLTRTFRMMQKNLAGTEHRDACNVLPGLLTYIEEHYTDRITLQDLSRESFYSPYYIGKIFKEQLGSTFTEYVQEIRLREAKRLLLETDETAEAIGRSVGYPDKTQFYRIFKQAFGLTPQQMRKQG; this comes from the coding sequence ATGATTGTATTGCTCACGGGAGATTACATTGAGCACGATGAGAAAGTCGCCCTTCAGAAGCTGTCCTGTCAGCCTCACGAAACGTTTCCGGAGCATACGCATACGTTCATTGAGCTTGTTTATATCTGGAGGGGAACCGGCACCCAGCTGATCAATGGACAGGGCTTTCCCGTCCAGCGGGGCGATCTGATTTGGATCAATCCGGGGGATTATCATTCGTTTACTTCCCCCGGGGAAATGCAGTACATCAATCTGCTGTTCGAGCCGGATTTTCTAAGCGAGCAGGAAAGAACAACGGTGTCCGATTTGCCTGCTTCCTATGAGCTGTCCCCCGCTCTCTTCCGGGAGTTCGGAGGGAAGGTTCCGGGAACGGCCTGCCATGTCTCCTTTCGCGGCAAGCCGATGCTTGAGCTGGAAGGCCTGCTGGACGCGATGATGGAGGAGTTCACGGCCAAGAAAGAAGGATACCGCTCCATGCTTCGCGGCTATACGACTCTTCTGCTGACCCGAACCTTCCGGATGATGCAGAAGAACCTGGCGGGGACCGAGCACCGGGATGCCTGCAACGTATTGCCCGGTCTCTTGACCTATATCGAGGAGCATTATACGGACCGCATCACGCTTCAGGACCTTTCCCGGGAAAGCTTCTATTCCCCTTATTACATCGGCAAGATCTTCAAAGAGCAGCTCGGCTCCACCTTCACCGAATACGTGCAGGAGATCCGGCTTCGGGAGGCCAAGCGTCTTCTGCTCGAAACGGACGAAACGGCGGAAGCCATCGGACGAAGCGTCGGATATCCGGACAAAACCCAATTCTACCGCATCTTCAAGCAAGCCTTCGGCCTCACTCCTCAGCAGATGAGGAAGCAGGGCTAA